GACTGGTGACCGGCGAGGGCCTCCAGCACCGCCCGGGCGTTGTTCACCGACATGCCGATGCCCAGGGCGAGCATGGCGGGGAGCTCGCACACGGTTACCCACACGCGCTGTCCCGCCGCGCGCTGGCCGGTCAGGTAGTAGGCCAGCACGAAGGTGGTGGTGGCGCCCATGGTGCCGGCCAGCAGCAGCATGCGCGGGTCGTCGTCGGCCACGCCCGAGGCCAGGGTGGGCACCCACAACAGCACGGGCCCGGTCATCAGCACATAGGTGAAGTTGCTGGTCAGGTGGAGCGCGGCCTCGATCTTCACCGGCAGCGGCAGCGGCGCGCGCAGCACCCGCACCAGGAGTTTCAGTGCCGTCTGGGCGCTGCCCTTGGCCCACCGGTGCTGCTGGGCCTTGAAGGCGTTCATGTCCTCGGGTAGCTCCGCCGGGCTGACCACGTCGTCCAGGTACACGAAGCGCCAGCCGTGCATCTGCGCGCGGTAGGACAGGTCGAGGTCCTCGGTGAGGGTGTCGTGCTCCCAGCCGCCCGCCTCGACGATCGCCTGCCGACGCCACACGCCCGCGGTGCCGTTGAAGTTGAAGAAGCGGCCGGTACGGTTGCGGGCCACGTGCTCCACGTGGAAGTGGCCGTCGAGGAACACCGCCTGCAGCCGCGTGAGCAGCGAGCACTCGCGGTTCAGGTGACCCCAGCGCGACTGGACCATGCCCACCGCTGGGTCGGCGAAGTGGGGTAGCGTGCGCCGCAGGAAGTCCGGGGCGGGCACGAAGTCGGCGTCGAAGACGGCGACGAAGTCGGTGTCGGTACGCTGCAGCCCGAACTCGAGGGCTCCGGCCTTGAATCCCGTGCGCTGGGGCCGACGGACGTGCTCGATGTCGTAGCCCATGCGGCGCAGACGGCGGATCAGTCGCTCGAGGCGCGCCGTGGTGTCGTCGCTGGAGTCGTCGAGGACCTGCACACGCAGACGGTCGCGCGGGTGGTCGAGCCGGGCGGTGGCCAGGACCAGACGCGTGGCCACGTAGCGTTCGTTGTAAAGAGGGAGCTGGACGGTCACCCGGGGCGTCGCTTCGTCGTCGACGGCGGCGGCGGGAGGTGGCACGCTCCGCCGGACCCGCGCGTACAGGAGCAGCAGGCACAGTCGGTGCAGACCGAACACCGCCAGGCCGGCCACGGCTGCCGCGTAGAGGGTGAGGACGAAGTCGATGTTCATGGGAGATCGGCCGGGATGGTAGTGCTCCACCAGCGCCGGAACAAGCTCGCAGCGGCGCTCGGGGTCTCGTCGGTGGGCTTGTACGGTCTCATGGCCTTTTCCGTGACCGGGCCGATCGACACGCGCGAATGGCTGCTGGGCTACGCCATCGCCTGGGGACTGTACCTCAGTCTCTTCGTGGCCGCACGCGACGACGACTGGATCGGTTCGCCCTGGCTGATCCTGGGCTGGGCCCTGATCGCCCGTCTGGTCCTGGTGCCGACCGCGCCCTGGCTCAGTGACGACCTCTATCGCTACCTGCTCGACGGACGCGTCCTCGCCGAGGGGGTGAATCCCTTCGCCCACCCGCCGGCCGAACCCATGATCCAGTCGATCGCGCCCGAGCTGGCGTCGAAGGTCAACCATCCCGAGGTGCCGACCATCTACCCGCCCGTGGTGCAGGGGTTGGCGTGGATCGCGGCCCGGATGGAGCTGGGCGTGGTGGGTTGGCGCGTACTCATGACCGGCATCGACCTGTTGGTCATGGGGGCGGTGGCCCTGCTCTTCGGTCGCGGCGCCCGGGGTTGGCGAGCGGCGGCGGTGTACGGTCTGTGCCCCCTGGCGATCTGGGAGACCGGCGCCAACGGACACCTCGAAGCCCTGGCCGCCTTGCCCCTGGTGCTGGGGGTGTTCTGGATGGAGCGGGGGCATCCGCTGCGCGCGGGGGTGGCCTTCGGGGCGGCGGCGCTGACGAAGTACTACGCCCTGTTGTTGTTACCGCTGTGGCTGGCGCACCGCGGCTTCAAGCGCATGGCCGCGACCACCGTCGCCGTCACCCTGCTCGCGCTGGTGCCCTTCACGGTGGGTGGCGTCGACATCTTCGAGGGTCTGCGCACCTACCTGGCGAACTGGAGCTTCAACAGTCCCTTGTACAGCGTGCTGGCCAACGTGGGGATCCCCGACGACGTGCTGCGCGTGCTGCCCTTCGTGGTGATCCTCATCGGTGGCACGGTGGCGGGGCTGCGCAACGAGGACGTGGTGCGGTCGATTCCCATGCTGCTGTTCGCGTTCCTGGTGATCGGGCCCACGCTGCACCCCTGGTACGCACTGTGGCTGCTGCCGTGGCTGGGCGACCGGCCGCACCCCGGTCACTGGAGCTTCGTCGGGGCCATGGGCGGGGCCTACGCCGTGTGGTGGTCGGTGGCGACCACCGGGCAGTGGACGCTGCCCACGGGCGTTCCCGAGGTGCTGTGGACGATCGTGGCGCTGGGCTGGCTGTCGAGCTTCTGGCGCGAGACGGGCAGTACGCCCGAGCCGGTGTGATCAGCCGACCGAGGCGAGCGCGCGCGTGGTGAGCCACGCCACGAACAGCGCCCACGCGAAGCTCATGAAGGTGCCGATGATCACGTACTCGGCCTCGACCCGCTGCTGCCGGGCGTTGAGGTCGCCGAAGCGCAGGATCGACTTGGCCGCGAGCAGGAAGCCCACGCCGTCGACACGGCCGATCAGCACGAAGAAGAAGATCAGCGCGCGTTCGAGGGCGCCGATCATCTGGCCGCCCCCGCTCAGGCCGCGCGGTTCGATGCCCAGGGCGCGGTCAGGGGCGTCGGCGGCGTCGTGCGCCTGCCGCAACGATCCCTCGAAGCGCCGGACGGCCAGGGCGATCACGATGCTGCCGGTGCGCACGCAGACGACGAGACCGATCAGCACCACGAACAGCGCATCGACCGGGATCGAGGACGGCCACGGCGGCGCCGGAGTGCGGGGTCCGAGCCAGACGGCGACGGCGACCAGCGACAGCACGTGGGCGATCTGGTCGGCCGAGAACAGGCGCAGGTTCGACGGGGCGTCGAGGTGGCCGCTCGCGCGCAGGCGCGCCCGGACCAGTTCCTTGGTGACGTCGATCGCGCCGTGGGCGCCGAAGACGGCCGCCGGGATCCACCACGCCGTCCACGCGCCGACGAACACCCAGGCGACCACGGCGTGCTGCAGCGCGTGGCGGACGAAGGCCCATGGGTGCAGGCGGGTCTTCTGCTCGACGTCGCGGTTCGACTGCACCACGAAGTCCACCAGCGCGTGCGCGGCGAGCAGCGGCAGGCCCGGGTGCAGGATCCACGAGTCGGTCACGAGGGCTCGTCCTCCAGGGAGGCCAGACGGGCTTCGAAGGCGGTCACGGCCGCGGTGACCGTGTCGGCGTGGGCCGAGCGCAGGTGGCCGGCCACCGTGGGCTGGGAGACCGGCGGGTCCCACAGCGCCGCGATCCGATCCTGCCGCCAGCCCTGCAGGGCGCCCACCATGGCCCGGGCCTGCTTCGCCGTCCAGTCCGAGACGAGCACGTCGAGCAGGCGGGCGACCACGTCCCAGTCGTGCAGATGCGAGCGGCCGGCGGGGACGAAGGCCATCCGGCGCGGGCCGAGCCCGGTCAGGGTGCGGCCCGACAGGCGGAAGGCCTCGCCCTCGCTGCGCGACACCCGGTCCTCGGCGAGGAAGTCCACGCCGCCGCGGGCGATCACCACGCGCGTGTCGACCGGGGCGCCGGGATCGTCGGCGAGTTCCGAGCGCAGGACGGCGCGCAGCAGCAGCGCGGCGCGCAGGGAGGTCGACGGGCGCGGGAGTAGCAGCTGCCAGGCATCGCCGCCGTAGACGTCGACGGGGAGAGGCACGGCCGCGACGCCCAGGGTGGCGCGCAGGGTCTCGGTGGCCGCCGCCAGGGTGGGGGCGAGCCGGCGCCGGGTGTCCAGCGAAAGGCTACTGGACCCGACCACGTCGCCGCTGAGCACGGCGACCGGAGCGTGGACGTCGAGGGCCAAGGGCGGACCTCCGGAAGGGGGCTGACCCCTTGTATAGGCAAAAGGGCCTATAATGTCCACATATAGCTCGAAAAGCCTATGTCGTTTCCGGGATCACGCCCCGCCGCCGCAGAGCCACGACCAGCCGGTCGACCAGCTCGTCGACCGACTGCTGATCGGTGGGCAGATGCACCTCCGGGGCCTCCGGGGCCTCGTAGGGCGCGCTCACGCCGGTGAAATCGCCGATCTCGCCGCGGCGGGCCTTGGCGTACAGCCCCTTCGGGTCGCGCTGCTCGCAGACCTCGATCGGGGCGTCCACGTGCACCTCGAAGAAGTGGTCGGGCCCGATCACCTCGCGCGCCCGCTGCCGATCGCTGCGGTAGGGAGCGATGAACGAGGTGATCACGATCAGCCCGGCGTCGTTCATGAGCCAGGCCACCTCG
This is a stretch of genomic DNA from Candidatus Krumholzibacteriia bacterium. It encodes these proteins:
- a CDS encoding cellulose synthase family protein, yielding MNIDFVLTLYAAAVAGLAVFGLHRLCLLLLYARVRRSVPPPAAAVDDEATPRVTVQLPLYNERYVATRLVLATARLDHPRDRLRVQVLDDSSDDTTARLERLIRRLRRMGYDIEHVRRPQRTGFKAGALEFGLQRTDTDFVAVFDADFVPAPDFLRRTLPHFADPAVGMVQSRWGHLNRECSLLTRLQAVFLDGHFHVEHVARNRTGRFFNFNGTAGVWRRQAIVEAGGWEHDTLTEDLDLSYRAQMHGWRFVYLDDVVSPAELPEDMNAFKAQQHRWAKGSAQTALKLLVRVLRAPLPLPVKIEAALHLTSNFTYVLMTGPVLLWVPTLASGVADDDPRMLLLAGTMGATTTFVLAYYLTGQRAAGQRVWVTVCELPAMLALGIGMSVNNARAVLEALAGHQSPFLRTPKSGGHGDGTAAGSFDRFAYRLRARWHTWLELLLAGYFVFGLVVAARAEKWVALPFLLLFLFGFLYVGLGSLGRRTDGLLRVGSVVAGVAMLGALIWVSTEMLARWP
- a CDS encoding glycosyltransferase 87 family protein; this translates as MVVLHQRRNKLAAALGVSSVGLYGLMAFSVTGPIDTREWLLGYAIAWGLYLSLFVAARDDDWIGSPWLILGWALIARLVLVPTAPWLSDDLYRYLLDGRVLAEGVNPFAHPPAEPMIQSIAPELASKVNHPEVPTIYPPVVQGLAWIAARMELGVVGWRVLMTGIDLLVMGAVALLFGRGARGWRAAAVYGLCPLAIWETGANGHLEALAALPLVLGVFWMERGHPLRAGVAFGAAALTKYYALLLLPLWLAHRGFKRMAATTVAVTLLALVPFTVGGVDIFEGLRTYLANWSFNSPLYSVLANVGIPDDVLRVLPFVVILIGGTVAGLRNEDVVRSIPMLLFAFLVIGPTLHPWYALWLLPWLGDRPHPGHWSFVGAMGGAYAVWWSVATTGQWTLPTGVPEVLWTIVALGWLSSFWRETGSTPEPV
- a CDS encoding DUF3307 domain-containing protein, with amino-acid sequence MTDSWILHPGLPLLAAHALVDFVVQSNRDVEQKTRLHPWAFVRHALQHAVVAWVFVGAWTAWWIPAAVFGAHGAIDVTKELVRARLRASGHLDAPSNLRLFSADQIAHVLSLVAVAVWLGPRTPAPPWPSSIPVDALFVVLIGLVVCVRTGSIVIALAVRRFEGSLRQAHDAADAPDRALGIEPRGLSGGGQMIGALERALIFFFVLIGRVDGVGFLLAAKSILRFGDLNARQQRVEAEYVIIGTFMSFAWALFVAWLTTRALASVG